Genomic segment of Pseudovibrio brasiliensis:
ACAAGGTGAATGTCAGCCGCGCCGTTCAGGCCCTTCGCAAAAAGGAGTTCCTGCGCCGCGATATTGACGGAGAGGATCGCCGCAAGTCCGTGCTGCGTCTGACCGAGAAAGGTCTGGCCGTTTTCAATGATGTCATTCCGTTGGTCCGAGATGTGGAAGCTGCGTTGACTGAGAACCTTTCCGCAGAAGAACAGGCGGTTCTTCTGACCTTGATGGAAAAGGTGCAGAAAAACGCAGAAGCGCTCATTGGGGATATGAGCGCCGAGGCAGCCA
This window contains:
- a CDS encoding MarR family winged helix-turn-helix transcriptional regulator, yielding MMVTANNTMDKEDFQLGSFFPYKVRVFGTAVSTAVSSVYRERYGLSVSEWRTMAILGRNQALSASEIVERSSMDKVNVSRAVQALRKKEFLRRDIDGEDRRKSVLRLTEKGLAVFNDVIPLVRDVEAALTENLSAEEQAVLLTLMEKVQKNAEALIGDMSAEAANGS